The proteins below are encoded in one region of Streptomyces roseirectus:
- a CDS encoding sensor histidine kinase, which yields MSGFLAGLLVAALPLLGAGFWLGRRTARPEALGGLGTPVEHATFQTLHTASLAAPALRAGLTEESARKSARRLRSLLGTDALCLTDEGRVLAWDGVGAHHRAEIMQRLAGPMETGRGEAFRLECDAPDCPVRWAVVAPLTVDDRAHGALVACAPKESAVLVRAAAEVARWVSVQLELADLDDSRTRLIEAEVKALRAQISPHFIFNSLAVIASFVRTDPERARELLLEFADFTRYSFRRRGDFTTLADELHAIDHYLALVRARFGPRLAVTLQIAPEVLPVTLPFLCLQPLVENAVKHGLEGKSDKCHIRITAQDTGAEATVVIEDDGAGMDPELLRRILAGEVSPSGGIGLSNVDDRLRQVYGDDYGLVIETAPGAGMKITARLPKYQPGVHSAARLVQG from the coding sequence ATGAGTGGTTTTCTGGCCGGTTTGCTGGTCGCGGCGCTTCCTCTGCTCGGGGCGGGGTTCTGGTTGGGGAGGCGGACGGCGCGGCCGGAGGCGTTGGGGGGGTTGGGGACGCCGGTGGAGCATGCGACGTTCCAGACGTTGCACACGGCGTCGCTGGCGGCGCCGGCGTTGAGGGCGGGGCTTACCGAGGAGTCCGCGCGGAAGTCGGCGCGGCGGCTGAGGTCGCTGCTGGGGACGGACGCGCTGTGCCTGACGGACGAGGGGAGGGTGCTGGCGTGGGACGGGGTGGGGGCGCATCACCGGGCGGAGATCATGCAGCGGCTGGCGGGGCCGATGGAGACGGGCCGGGGCGAGGCGTTCCGGCTGGAGTGCGACGCCCCCGACTGCCCCGTCCGCTGGGCCGTCGTCGCCCCGCTGACCGTGGACGACCGGGCGCACGGCGCGCTGGTCGCGTGCGCGCCGAAGGAGTCGGCCGTGCTGGTGCGGGCGGCGGCGGAGGTCGCCCGCTGGGTCTCCGTCCAGCTCGAACTCGCCGACCTGGACGACTCCCGCACCCGGCTGATCGAGGCGGAGGTCAAGGCGCTGCGCGCGCAGATCTCCCCGCACTTCATCTTCAACTCCCTCGCGGTGATCGCCTCGTTCGTGCGGACGGACCCGGAGCGGGCGCGTGAACTGCTCCTGGAGTTCGCGGACTTCACGCGCTACTCGTTCCGCAGGAGAGGCGACTTCACCACGCTGGCGGACGAACTCCACGCCATAGACCACTACCTGGCCCTCGTCCGGGCCCGCTTCGGCCCCCGCCTCGCCGTCACCCTCCAGATCGCCCCGGAAGTCCTCCCGGTCACCTTGCCCTTCCTGTGCCTGCAACCGCTCGTCGAGAACGCGGTCAAGCACGGCCTGGAAGGCAAGTCCGACAAATGCCACATCAGGATCACCGCTCAGGACACCGGCGCCGAGGCCACCGTCGTCATCGAGGACGACGGCGCCGGCATGGACCCCGAACTCCTGCGCCGCATCCTCGCCGGCGAGGTCAGCCCCTCCGGCGGCATCGGCCTGTCCAACGTCGACGACCGCCTGCGCCAGGTCTACGGCGACGACTACGGCCTCGTCATCGAGACGGCCCCCGGCGCCGGCATGAAGATCACCGCCCGGCTGCCCAAGTACCAGCCGGGCGTCCACTCGGCCGCCCGGCTGGTCCAGGGATGA
- a CDS encoding cytochrome P450, translated as MTEETITQAVRQWPALDLQGTEFDPVLRELMAEGPVTRIQLPNGEGWAWLVTRMDDVRMAVSDPRFSRAAVMDRPVTRLAPHFIPERGAVGFLDPPDHTRIRRSVAAAFTARGVERVRDRSRVMLDELVDALLAAGPPADLSAAVLVPFPIAVICELMGVPAADHHVMHTWTQLILSSAHGREVSEKAKAAMGAYFADLIGLREDSAGEDVASLLGTAVGRGEVTLEEAVGLAVLLQIGGEAVTNNSGQLFHLLLTRPDLTARLRAEPALRPRAIDELLRWIPHRNAVGLSRIATEDVEIRGVRIRAGDAVYVSYLAANRDPAVFPDPDTVDFSRTPNPHVAFGFGPHFCPGNMLARMEEELLLDAVLDRLPGLRLAVPADQVPFKKGALIRGPESLPVTW; from the coding sequence GTGACCGAGGAGACGATCACCCAGGCCGTACGGCAGTGGCCCGCCCTCGACCTCCAGGGCACCGAATTCGACCCCGTGCTACGGGAGTTGATGGCCGAGGGCCCGGTCACCCGGATCCAGCTCCCCAACGGCGAGGGCTGGGCGTGGCTGGTGACGCGCATGGACGACGTCCGCATGGCCGTCAGCGATCCGCGGTTCAGCCGCGCGGCCGTCATGGACCGGCCGGTGACACGGCTCGCCCCGCACTTCATCCCCGAACGCGGCGCGGTCGGCTTCCTCGACCCGCCGGACCACACGCGCATCCGGCGCTCGGTGGCCGCCGCGTTCACCGCGCGGGGCGTCGAGCGCGTCCGGGACCGCTCGCGGGTGATGCTGGACGAGCTGGTGGACGCCCTGCTCGCGGCGGGGCCGCCCGCCGACCTCTCGGCGGCCGTCCTCGTACCGTTCCCCATCGCCGTCATCTGCGAGCTGATGGGGGTGCCCGCCGCCGACCACCACGTCATGCACACCTGGACGCAGCTCATCCTGTCCTCGGCGCACGGCCGGGAGGTCAGCGAGAAGGCCAAGGCCGCGATGGGCGCGTACTTCGCCGACCTGATCGGGCTGCGCGAGGACTCCGCCGGCGAGGACGTCGCCTCACTGCTGGGGACGGCCGTGGGCCGCGGCGAGGTGACCTTGGAGGAGGCCGTGGGGCTCGCGGTGCTGCTCCAGATCGGCGGCGAGGCGGTCACCAACAACAGCGGCCAGCTGTTCCACCTCCTGCTGACGCGGCCCGACCTGACGGCACGGCTGCGCGCGGAGCCGGCGCTGCGGCCCCGGGCGATCGACGAGCTGCTGCGCTGGATCCCCCACCGCAACGCCGTCGGCCTGTCCCGGATCGCGACCGAGGACGTCGAGATCAGGGGCGTGCGGATCCGGGCGGGCGACGCGGTGTACGTGTCGTACCTCGCGGCGAACCGGGACCCGGCGGTCTTCCCCGACCCGGACACCGTCGACTTCTCGCGCACGCCGAATCCGCACGTCGCGTTCGGGTTCGGGCCGCACTTCTGCCCCGGCAACATGCTGGCCCGGATGGAGGAGGAGCTGCTGCTCGACGCGGTCCTGGACCGGCTGCCGGGGCTTCGGCTCGCGGTGCCGGCCGACCAAGTGCCCTTCAAGAAGGGCGCGTTGATCCGTGGTCCCGAGTCGCTGCCGGTGACCTGGTGA
- a CDS encoding type III polyketide synthase has product MVHPGGGTAPPGTGRRARRGRGPSCRCNGVIPREIARGPGDRGGTTLSGRLPGAVGRRKQARFMATLCRPSVSVPEHVITMEQTLDLARERHPDHPQLPLALRLIENTGVRTRHIVQPIEETLKHPGFEERNRVYVAEAKARVPAVVQRALDDAELLTSDIDVILYVSCTGFMMPSLTAWLINEMDFEATTRQIPIAQLGCAAGGAAINRAHDFCTAYPQANALIVACEFCSLCYQPTDLAIGSLLSNGLFGDGIAAAVVRGRGGEGIALERNGSYLIPKTEEWIMYDVRATGFHFLLDKRVPATMEPLAPALQELAGTHGWDAADLDFYIVHAGGPRILDDLSKFLQVDPHAFRFSRATLTEYGNIASAVVLDALRRLFDEGGAPDRARGLLAGFGPGITAEMALGRWSRA; this is encoded by the coding sequence GTGGTTCACCCCGGCGGTGGCACCGCGCCGCCGGGGACGGGCCGGAGGGCGAGGCGCGGGCGGGGGCCGTCGTGTCGCTGCAATGGAGTAATCCCGCGCGAGATCGCCAGGGGGCCGGGTGATCGTGGGGGCACCACCCTCTCCGGGCGGCTCCCCGGGGCCGTCGGACGGCGAAAGCAGGCTCGGTTCATGGCTACTTTGTGCAGACCCTCGGTGTCGGTGCCGGAGCATGTGATCACGATGGAGCAGACGCTGGACCTGGCGCGCGAGCGACACCCGGACCACCCCCAACTCCCCCTGGCCCTGCGGCTGATCGAGAACACCGGGGTCAGGACACGGCACATCGTGCAGCCGATCGAGGAGACCCTGAAACACCCGGGGTTCGAGGAGCGCAACCGGGTCTACGTCGCCGAGGCGAAGGCGCGGGTGCCCGCGGTGGTGCAACGGGCCCTGGACGACGCGGAGCTGCTGACCTCCGACATCGACGTCATCCTGTACGTGTCGTGCACGGGGTTCATGATGCCGTCGCTGACCGCGTGGCTGATCAACGAGATGGACTTCGAGGCCACCACGCGCCAGATACCCATAGCCCAGCTCGGCTGCGCGGCGGGCGGCGCGGCGATCAACCGGGCGCACGACTTCTGCACGGCGTACCCGCAGGCCAACGCGTTGATCGTGGCCTGCGAGTTCTGCTCGCTGTGCTACCAGCCGACCGACCTCGCGATCGGCTCCCTGCTCTCCAACGGCCTGTTCGGCGACGGCATCGCGGCGGCCGTGGTGCGCGGCCGGGGCGGCGAGGGCATCGCGCTGGAGCGCAACGGCTCGTACCTGATCCCCAAGACCGAGGAGTGGATCATGTACGACGTGCGGGCGACGGGCTTCCACTTCCTGCTGGACAAGCGGGTCCCGGCGACGATGGAACCCCTCGCGCCGGCCCTCCAGGAGCTGGCGGGCACGCACGGCTGGGACGCGGCCGACCTGGACTTCTACATCGTCCACGCGGGCGGTCCGCGCATCCTCGACGACCTGAGCAAGTTCCTCCAGGTCGACCCGCACGCCTTCCGCTTCAGCCGGGCCACGCTCACCGAGTACGGCAACATCGCGAGCGCCGTCGTCCTGGACGCGCTGCGCCGGCTGTTCGACGAGGGCGGCGCCCCCGACCGGGCGCGCGGTCTGCTCGCCGGGTTCGGGCCCGGGATCACCGCCGAGATGGCGCTCGGACGTTGGAGCCGCGCGTGA
- a CDS encoding TetR family transcriptional regulator, producing the protein MDTTQRTEQQRSADRRRRELLEAADRVVLRDGPQASMNAIAAEAGITKPILYRHFGDKGGLYAALAKRHTDALLASLRAALDAPAERRERVEATLDTYLAAIEARPQVYRFLMHPAESSGGEQGFDVGRHSAPLLKRMGEELAQVIEERLDLGPGGQQVARVWGHGIVGMMHAAGDWWLGERPCERAELVRCLADLLWGRLAAAGDRVGGPGF; encoded by the coding sequence ATGGACACCACACAGCGGACCGAGCAGCAGAGGTCTGCTGACCGCCGCCGGCGTGAGCTGCTGGAGGCCGCGGACCGGGTGGTGCTGCGCGACGGGCCACAGGCGTCGATGAACGCGATCGCGGCCGAGGCGGGGATCACGAAGCCGATCCTGTACCGGCACTTCGGGGACAAGGGCGGGCTGTACGCGGCGCTCGCCAAGCGACACACGGACGCGCTGCTCGCCTCCCTGCGGGCCGCGCTGGACGCCCCGGCGGAGCGGCGCGAGCGGGTCGAGGCGACCCTCGACACGTACCTCGCGGCGATCGAGGCGCGGCCCCAGGTGTACCGGTTCCTCATGCACCCCGCGGAGTCCTCCGGAGGGGAGCAGGGTTTTGATGTCGGCCGGCATTCCGCGCCGCTGCTCAAGCGGATGGGTGAGGAGTTGGCGCAGGTCATCGAGGAGCGGTTGGATCTGGGGCCGGGTGGGCAGCAGGTGGCCCGGGTGTGGGGGCATGGGATCGTCGGGATGATGCATGCGGCCGGCGACTGGTGGCTGGGGGAACGGCCTTGTGAGCGGGCCGAGTTGGTGCGGTGTCTGGCGGATCTGTTGTGGGGACGGCTGGCGGCGGCTGGGGATCGGGTCGGGGGGCCGGGGTTCTGA
- a CDS encoding cupin domain-containing protein, producing MTAPEGLLVPPGHGRVVQTPAQRVTFKVTGEHSRIASTFEVEVPPGFDVGAHVHTHSEELFYVLEGELDVLAFEPRVRTPDNWRRWESRSGSRVVRATPGTVIVVPPGCPHAFANPTDTPAKMFFQASPPPDHERYFEELLEILGGGGPPDQGAIEELRRRYDIEQLTPLKHR from the coding sequence GTGACGGCCCCCGAGGGGCTGCTCGTGCCGCCGGGGCACGGGCGGGTCGTCCAGACGCCGGCCCAGCGGGTGACGTTCAAGGTGACCGGGGAGCACTCGCGGATCGCGTCGACGTTCGAGGTGGAGGTGCCGCCGGGGTTCGACGTCGGGGCGCACGTCCACACCCACAGCGAGGAGCTGTTCTACGTCCTCGAAGGCGAGCTGGACGTCCTCGCCTTCGAGCCGCGGGTGCGCACGCCGGACAACTGGCGGCGCTGGGAGTCGCGTTCGGGAAGCCGGGTGGTGCGCGCGACACCGGGCACCGTCATCGTCGTCCCGCCGGGCTGCCCCCACGCCTTCGCGAACCCCACCGACACCCCGGCCAAGATGTTCTTCCAGGCGTCACCGCCCCCGGATCACGAGCGCTACTTCGAGGAGCTGCTGGAGATCCTGGGGGGCGGCGGCCCGCCGGACCAGGGGGCGATCGAGGAGCTGCGCAGGCGCTACGACATCGAGCAACTCACGCCTCTGAAGCACCGGTGA
- a CDS encoding 6-phosphofructokinase, with product MRIGVLTSGGDCPGLNAVIRSVVHRAVVDHGDEVIGFRDGWKGLLECDYLKLDLDAVAGILARGGTILGSSRVQPSHLRDGVQRAKGHVEELGLDAIIPIGGEGTLKAARLMSDAGLPVVGVPKTIDNDIAVTDVTFGFDTAVGVATEALDRLKTTAESHQRVLVVEVMGRHTGWIALHSGMAAGAHAVVVPERPFDIDELARRVGERFEAGKRFAIVVAAEGAKPKPGTMEFDEGGKDVYGHERFAGIARQLSLELESRLGKEARPVILGHVQRGGTPTAYDRVLATRFGWHAVEAVHRGEFGKMTALRGTDITMVPLAQAVETLKTVPDDRYAEAECVL from the coding sequence ATGCGCATTGGTGTCCTCACGTCCGGCGGCGACTGCCCCGGCCTGAACGCCGTCATCCGGTCCGTCGTGCACCGTGCCGTCGTCGACCACGGCGACGAGGTCATCGGTTTCCGGGACGGCTGGAAGGGCCTCCTGGAGTGCGACTACCTCAAGCTCGACCTCGACGCCGTGGCGGGCATCCTCGCGCGCGGCGGCACGATCCTCGGCTCCTCCCGCGTCCAGCCCTCCCATCTGCGCGACGGGGTTCAGCGGGCCAAGGGGCACGTCGAGGAGCTGGGGCTCGACGCGATCATCCCGATCGGCGGTGAGGGCACCCTCAAGGCGGCGCGGCTGATGTCCGACGCGGGGCTGCCGGTCGTCGGGGTGCCGAAGACCATCGACAACGACATCGCCGTCACCGACGTCACGTTCGGGTTCGACACGGCCGTCGGGGTCGCCACGGAGGCGCTGGACCGGCTCAAGACCACCGCCGAGTCGCACCAGCGGGTGCTGGTCGTCGAGGTCATGGGGCGGCACACCGGGTGGATAGCGCTGCACTCCGGGATGGCGGCCGGGGCACACGCCGTGGTCGTCCCCGAGCGGCCCTTCGACATCGACGAGCTGGCCCGGCGGGTCGGTGAGCGGTTCGAGGCGGGCAAGCGGTTCGCGATCGTCGTCGCGGCGGAGGGGGCCAAGCCGAAGCCGGGCACGATGGAGTTCGACGAGGGCGGCAAGGACGTCTACGGGCACGAGCGGTTCGCGGGGATCGCCCGGCAGTTGTCGCTGGAGCTGGAGTCGCGGCTCGGCAAGGAGGCGCGGCCCGTGATCCTCGGGCACGTGCAGCGGGGCGGGACGCCGACCGCGTACGACCGGGTGCTGGCGACGCGGTTCGGCTGGCACGCCGTCGAGGCCGTGCACCGCGGGGAGTTCGGGAAGATGACCGCGCTGCGGGGGACCGACATCACGATGGTGCCGCTCGCGCAGGCGGTGGAGACGCTGAAGACGGTGCCGGACGACCGGTACGCGGAAGCGGAGTGCGTGCTCTGA
- the def gene encoding peptide deformylase, with protein sequence MPHRSIPGTRGRVRPLTLHGAPVLHTPCAEVPAFTPELADLVEDMFATMYAARGVGLAANQVGEALRVFVYDCPDDEDVQHRGHLVNPRLVSVDGVVIRGPEGCLSLPGLEAGTERHDETVIEGWTAQGDPVTVHGTGFFARCLQHEMDHLEGKTYADRLEGRRQKKLLRQVGRASWNKGN encoded by the coding sequence ATGCCACACCGCTCCATCCCGGGCACGCGCGGGCGAGTCCGCCCCCTCACTTTGCACGGCGCCCCGGTCCTCCACACCCCGTGCGCCGAGGTCCCCGCCTTCACGCCCGAACTCGCGGACCTCGTCGAGGACATGTTCGCGACGATGTACGCGGCGCGGGGGGTCGGCCTCGCCGCGAACCAGGTGGGCGAGGCCCTGCGCGTCTTCGTGTACGACTGCCCCGACGACGAGGACGTCCAGCACCGGGGCCACCTCGTCAACCCCCGCCTGGTCTCCGTGGACGGCGTGGTGATCCGGGGCCCGGAGGGCTGCCTCTCCCTGCCGGGCCTGGAGGCGGGAACGGAACGCCACGACGAGACGGTCATCGAGGGCTGGACCGCGCAGGGCGACCCGGTCACCGTCCACGGCACGGGCTTCTTCGCACGGTGCCTCCAGCATGAGATGGACCACTTGGAGGGGAAGACGTACGCGGACCGCCTGGAGGGGCGGAGGCAAAAGAAACTGCTGAGGCAGGTAGGCAGGGCCTCTTGGAACAAGGGGAACTGA
- a CDS encoding acyl-CoA dehydrogenase family protein yields the protein MAEFTMELNDEQKEVRDWLHGFAADVIRPAAAEWDEREETPWPVIQEAAKVGIYSLDFYAQQYFDATGLGIPMAMEELFWGDAGIALSIVGTGLAAVGVLANGTEEQIGTWIPQMYGDANDVKVAAFCSSEPDAGSDVASMRTRAVYDEAKDEWVLNGTKTWATNGGIANVHVVVAVVDPDLGSKGHASFIVPPGTEGLTQGQKFKKHGIRASHTAEVVLDNVRVPGSCLLGGKERLDERLARAREKAKSGDRVKNAAMATFEASRPAVGAMAVGTARAAYEVALDYAKTREQFGRPIIDNQGVAFQLAEMRTQIDAARLLVWRASWMAINGRPFTAAEGSMSKLFASETAKKVTGQAIQILGGNGYTREYPVERMHRDAAIYTIFEGTSEIQKLVIARTLSGVAIR from the coding sequence ATGGCCGAGTTCACCATGGAGCTCAACGACGAACAGAAAGAGGTCCGCGACTGGCTCCACGGTTTCGCCGCCGATGTCATTCGCCCCGCCGCCGCGGAGTGGGACGAGCGCGAGGAGACTCCCTGGCCGGTCATCCAGGAAGCCGCCAAGGTCGGCATCTACTCCCTGGACTTCTACGCCCAGCAGTACTTCGACGCCACCGGCCTCGGCATCCCGATGGCGATGGAGGAGCTGTTCTGGGGCGACGCCGGCATCGCCCTGTCCATCGTCGGCACCGGCCTCGCCGCCGTCGGCGTCCTCGCCAACGGCACCGAGGAGCAGATCGGCACCTGGATCCCGCAGATGTACGGCGACGCGAACGACGTGAAGGTCGCCGCGTTCTGCTCCTCCGAGCCCGACGCCGGCTCCGACGTCGCCTCCATGCGCACGCGCGCGGTGTATGACGAGGCCAAGGACGAGTGGGTGCTGAACGGCACCAAGACCTGGGCGACCAACGGCGGCATCGCCAACGTCCACGTCGTCGTCGCGGTCGTCGACCCCGACCTCGGCTCCAAGGGGCACGCCTCCTTCATCGTCCCGCCGGGCACCGAAGGGCTCACGCAGGGGCAGAAGTTCAAGAAGCACGGCATCCGCGCCTCCCACACCGCCGAGGTCGTCCTCGACAACGTGCGCGTCCCCGGCTCCTGCCTCCTCGGCGGCAAGGAGAGGCTGGACGAACGGCTCGCGCGCGCCCGCGAGAAGGCGAAGAGCGGCGACCGGGTGAAGAACGCGGCGATGGCGACGTTCGAGGCGAGTCGCCCCGCGGTGGGAGCCATGGCGGTCGGCACCGCCCGCGCCGCCTACGAGGTCGCCCTCGACTACGCGAAGACGCGTGAGCAGTTCGGGCGTCCGATCATCGACAACCAGGGCGTGGCCTTCCAACTTGCCGAAATGCGCACGCAGATCGACGCCGCGCGCCTCCTCGTCTGGCGTGCCTCCTGGATGGCGATCAACGGCAGGCCGTTCACCGCCGCCGAGGGCTCCATGTCCAAGCTGTTCGCGAGCGAGACCGCCAAGAAGGTCACCGGGCAGGCGATCCAGATACTCGGTGGGAACGGGTACACCCGCGAGTACCCGGTGGAGCGGATGCACCGGGACGCGGCGATCTACACGATCTTCGAGGGGACCAGCGAGATCCAGAAGCTGGTGATTGCTCGGACTCTGTCCGGGGTGGCGATTCGCTGA
- a CDS encoding type 1 glutamine amidotransferase, with the protein MSDNQLRVVWVYPDLLSTYGDQGNVLVVERRARQRGLDVARLDVRSDQPIPTSGDIYLIGGGEDRPQRLAAERLIRDGHLYQAVNNGAIVFAVCAGYQILGHEFVNDQGQRQPGLGLLDVTTVRGEGERCVGDVLADIDPRLGLPQLTGFENHQGVTHLGPTARPFARVQMGKGNGTGDGTEGAYNDTVFGTYMHGPVLARNPLIGDLLLKLALDVNALPPCDDRWYEALRNERIASAQQPA; encoded by the coding sequence GTGAGCGACAACCAACTGCGGGTCGTGTGGGTCTACCCCGACCTGCTGAGCACGTACGGCGACCAGGGCAACGTCCTGGTCGTCGAGCGGCGGGCGCGCCAGCGCGGTCTTGACGTGGCGCGGCTCGACGTCCGCAGTGACCAGCCGATCCCGACGTCCGGCGACATCTACCTGATCGGCGGCGGTGAGGACCGTCCGCAGCGGCTCGCGGCGGAGCGGCTGATCCGGGACGGGCACCTGTATCAGGCGGTGAACAACGGGGCGATCGTGTTCGCGGTCTGCGCCGGCTACCAGATCCTGGGGCACGAGTTCGTCAACGACCAGGGCCAGCGCCAGCCGGGCCTCGGGCTGCTCGACGTCACCACGGTGCGCGGCGAGGGCGAGCGGTGTGTCGGTGACGTCCTCGCGGACATCGACCCCCGGCTCGGGCTGCCGCAGCTCACCGGGTTCGAGAACCACCAGGGCGTCACGCACCTCGGGCCGACGGCACGGCCGTTCGCCCGGGTGCAGATGGGCAAGGGCAACGGCACGGGCGACGGCACTGAGGGCGCGTACAACGACACCGTGTTCGGCACGTACATGCACGGCCCGGTCCTCGCGCGCAACCCGCTGATCGGCGACCTGCTGCTGAAGCTGGCGCTCGACGTGAACGCGCTGCCGCCGTGCGACGACCGCTGGTACGAGGCGTTGCGCAATGAGCGGATCGCCTCGGCGCAGCAGCCTGCCTGA
- a CDS encoding MurT ligase domain-containing protein yields the protein MAGNSDPLTPRAKIAVTAGKAVAAASRAAGRGSGSVIGGKVALKLDPDLLARLAQNLDVVLVSATNGKTTTTRLIAEALRAAGPVVSNALGANMPAGITSALAGGSDSRYGVIEVDEKYLAGVARDTDPKCIALLNLSRDQLDRAAETRMMAEAWREGLAGSKAVVVANADDPLVVWAASSSPNVIWVAAGQMWKDDAWSCPSCGGVLQWPGDDWYCAECGFRRPQPSWALSGDHVIDPHGSAWPIHLQLPGRANKANAASSAAVAAVFGVPPQVALERMYQVQAVAGRYDVVQFQGRDMRLLLAKNPAGWLETFSLIDPAPAPVILSVNARGADGTDTSWLWDVDYTRLTGHPICVIGDRKLDLAVRLEVANQHFQVFDSVDQAVAACPPGRIEVIANYTAFQDLRRRVGN from the coding sequence ATGGCAGGCAACTCGGACCCGCTCACGCCGCGGGCCAAGATCGCCGTGACCGCGGGCAAAGCGGTCGCGGCGGCATCCCGGGCCGCCGGCCGCGGCAGCGGTTCGGTGATCGGCGGCAAGGTCGCCCTGAAACTCGACCCCGACCTCCTCGCCCGGCTCGCCCAGAACCTGGACGTCGTCCTCGTCTCGGCCACCAACGGCAAGACCACCACGACCCGGCTGATCGCGGAGGCGCTGCGCGCGGCGGGACCGGTCGTCTCCAACGCGCTCGGCGCGAACATGCCCGCCGGCATCACCTCGGCGCTCGCGGGCGGTTCGGACTCCCGCTACGGCGTCATCGAGGTCGACGAGAAGTACCTCGCCGGGGTCGCCCGCGACACCGACCCGAAGTGCATCGCGCTGCTGAACCTCTCCCGCGACCAGCTCGACCGCGCCGCCGAGACCCGCATGATGGCGGAGGCGTGGCGCGAGGGCCTGGCCGGCTCGAAGGCCGTCGTCGTCGCCAACGCGGACGATCCGCTGGTGGTGTGGGCGGCGTCGTCCTCGCCCAATGTGATCTGGGTCGCGGCCGGTCAGATGTGGAAGGACGACGCCTGGTCCTGCCCGTCGTGCGGCGGCGTTCTCCAGTGGCCGGGCGACGACTGGTACTGCGCCGAGTGCGGTTTCCGCCGTCCGCAGCCCAGTTGGGCGCTGTCCGGGGACCACGTCATCGACCCGCACGGTTCCGCGTGGCCGATCCACCTCCAGTTGCCGGGGCGCGCGAACAAGGCCAACGCCGCCTCCTCGGCCGCCGTCGCCGCCGTGTTCGGGGTGCCGCCGCAGGTCGCGCTGGAGCGGATGTACCAGGTGCAGGCGGTCGCCGGGCGGTATGACGTCGTCCAGTTCCAGGGCCGGGACATGCGGCTGCTGCTGGCGAAGAACCCGGCGGGCTGGCTGGAGACGTTCAGCCTGATCGACCCGGCGCCCGCGCCGGTGATCCTCTCGGTGAACGCGCGCGGCGCCGACGGCACGGACACGTCCTGGCTGTGGGACGTCGACTACACGCGGCTGACCGGGCACCCGATCTGTGTGATCGGCGACCGCAAGCTCGACCTGGCCGTCCGTCTCGAAGTCGCGAACCAGCACTTCCAGGTGTTCGACTCGGTCGACCAGGCGGTGGCGGCGTGTCCGCCGGGCCGGATCGAGGTCATCGCCAACTACACCGCCTTCCAGGATCTGCGCCGCCGCGTCGGCAACTGA
- a CDS encoding cytochrome c oxidase assembly protein: MDHGGHGMTMDLPPFTLGRGLEWSADPFFLVACVLGLGLYGWGVLRLRRRGDTWSWPRTVSYVLGVLTVALVMCTKLNDYGMVMFSVHMVQHMIISMVSPILVLLGAPMTLALRALPVAGKGHKGPRELLLALLHSRYMTVITHAAFTIPLFIASLYALYFTPLFDTLMGSKAGHIGMMVHFFAVGVVFFWPIIGVDPGPNRPGYLMRMLELFAGMPFHAFFGIALMMASTPMVTTFEHPPASLGVDPLSDQSAAGGIAWAFSEIPSVIVLIALLFQWYGSEQRQARRKDRAADRDGDKELEAYNAYLASLNSRRG; this comes from the coding sequence ATGGATCACGGCGGGCACGGCATGACGATGGATCTGCCGCCGTTCACGCTGGGGCGGGGGCTGGAATGGTCCGCCGATCCGTTCTTCCTCGTCGCCTGCGTTCTCGGGCTCGGGCTGTACGGGTGGGGCGTGCTGAGACTCCGGCGGCGCGGTGACACCTGGTCGTGGCCGCGCACCGTCTCCTACGTGCTCGGCGTGCTCACCGTCGCGCTGGTGATGTGCACCAAGCTCAACGACTACGGCATGGTCATGTTCAGCGTGCACATGGTGCAGCACATGATCATCAGCATGGTCTCGCCGATCCTCGTACTGCTCGGGGCGCCGATGACGCTGGCGCTGCGGGCACTGCCGGTCGCCGGGAAGGGGCACAAAGGGCCGCGTGAGCTGCTGCTGGCGCTGCTGCACAGCCGGTACATGACGGTGATCACACATGCCGCGTTCACCATTCCGCTGTTCATCGCCTCGCTGTACGCGCTGTACTTCACGCCGCTGTTCGACACGCTGATGGGCTCCAAGGCGGGGCACATCGGGATGATGGTCCACTTCTTCGCCGTGGGCGTGGTGTTCTTCTGGCCGATCATCGGTGTCGACCCCGGCCCGAACCGGCCCGGGTATCTGATGCGGATGCTGGAGCTGTTCGCCGGGATGCCGTTCCACGCGTTCTTCGGGATCGCGCTGATGATGGCGTCCACGCCGATGGTCACGACCTTCGAACACCCGCCGGCCTCCCTCGGGGTCGACCCCCTCTCCGACCAGAGCGCCGCCGGGGGCATCGCCTGGGCCTTCAGCGAGATCCCCTCGGTCATCGTCCTCATCGCCCTGCTCTTCCAGTGGTACGGCTCCGAACAGCGCCAGGCCAGGCGCAAGGACCGCGCGGCCGACCGGGACGGCGACAAGGAGCTCGAGGCGTACAACGCATATCTCGCGTCCCTGAACTCACGCCGGGGCTGA